The segment aactctggtggaactgcaaccaatgTAGGTACAATGGGGCTCAAGTGGAACGGCTTTCCGTAGATGGGCTTTGGTGGCATCTATGAATTGCAAAATAAGATAATTTATTTCACTTACATCCTACATaaggaaatgccagagcagggggaatgagagaaaCGCCAAAGCTTGGGGAATgagagaaacaccagagcagggggaatgacagggggaaacagcagggggaatgaaagggggaaacaccagagcagggggaatgagagaaacaccagagcagggggaatgagagctaaagctgaaacagatgGATGTTGCGGAGTAACCaaagtaattagtaactaaagctgtaacagatggatgtagcggagtaaataaagtaactattaactaaagctgtaacagatggatgtagcggagtaactaaagtaactattaactaaagctgtaacagatggatgtagcggagtaacttaTAGTAACTATTAACCAAAGCTGGAATAGAtggatgtagcggagtaactaaagtaactagtaactaaagctggaacagatggatgtagcggagtaactaaagtaactattaactaaagctggaacagatggatgtagcggagtaactaaagtaactattaTCTAAAGCTGGAAAAGATGGATGTAGCGGAGttactaaagtaactagtaactggtCTGGACCCACAGACTGGACTCACGGACTGGACTCACGGACTGGACTCCTGGACTGGACTCACGGACTGGACCCACGGACTGGACCCACGGACTGGACTCACGGACTGGACCCACGGACTGGACTCCCGGACTGGACTCATGGACTGGACCCACGGACTGGACCCACGGACTGGACTCACGGACTGGACCCACGGACTGGACGCACGGACTGGGCTTACGGACTGGACTCACAGACTGGACCCCCGGACTGGACCCACGGACTGGACTCACAGACTGGACTCACGGACTGGACTTAAGGACTGGACCCATGGACTGGACTCACGGACTGGACCCCGGACTGGACTCACAGACTGGACTCACAGACTGGACTCACGGACTGGACCCCCGACTGACTCACGGACTGGACTCACGACTGACTGGACTCACAGACTGGACCCCAGACTCACGGACTCACTCACGGACTGGACCCCAGACTGGACCCCCAGACTGGACTCATGGACTGGACCCCAGACTGACTCCCAGACTGGACCCCAGACTGGACCCCCAGACTGGACTCACAGACTGAACTCACAGACTGGACCCCGGACTGGACCCCGGACTGGACTCACAGACTGGACTCACAGACTGGACCCCGGACTGGACTCACAGACTGGACTTACGGACTGGACTCACAGACTGGACCCCAGGACTGGACTCATGGACTGGACTTACAGACTGGACCCACGGACTGGACTCACGGACTGGACTTAAGGACTGGACTCACGGACTGGACCCACGGACTGGACCCCCGGACTGGACCCACAGACTGGACTCACGGACTGGACTCACAGACTGGACCCCCGGACTGGACCCACGGACTGGACCCACGGACTGGACTCACGGACTGGACTCACGGACTGGACCCCCGGACTGGACCCCCGGACTGGACTCACGGACTGGACTCACACTGACTCACGGACTGGACCCCAGACTGGACCCCACGGACTGGACTCCCGGACTGGACTCACGGACTGGACTCACAGACTGGACCCCCGGACTGGACCCCCGGACTGGACCCACGGACTGGACTCACGGACTGGACTCACAGACTGGACCCAACGGACTGGACTGGACCCCGGACTGGACTCACGGACTGGACTCACGGACTGGACCCACGGACTGGACCCCGGACTGGACCCCGGACTGGACCCACGGACTGGACTCACAGACTGGACCCCCGGACTGGACTCATGGACTGGACTTACGGACTGGACTCACAGACTGGACCCCCGGACTGGACTCATGGACTGGACTTACGGACTGGACTCACAGACTGACCCCCAGACTGGACCCACAGACTGGACTCACGGACTGGACTTACGGACTGGACCCACGGACTGGACCCACGGACTGGACTCACGGACTGGACCCCCGGACTGGACCCCCGACTGACCCCGGACTCCCCCTGACTGACTCACACTGACTGACTCACGGACTGGACCCACGGACTGGACCCACGGACTGGACCCACGGACTGGACTCACGGACTGGACTCAAGGACTGGACCCACGGACTGGACCCCCGGACTGGACCCCGGACTGGACTGGACTCACAGACTGGACCCAGAATGGACCCCGGACTGGACTCATGGACTGGACTTACGGACTGGACTCACAGACTGGACCCCCGGACTGGACTCATGGACTGGACTTACGGACTGGACTCACAGACTGGACCCCCGGACTGGACCCACGGACTGGACTCACGGACTGGACTTACGGACTGGACCCACGGACTGGACTCACGGACTGGACTCACGGACTGGACCCCCGGACTGGACCCCCGGACTGGATCCCCGGACTGGACTCACGGACTGGACTCACGGACTGGACCCACGGACTGGACTCACGGACTGGACCCCCGGACTGGATCCCCGGACTGGACCCACGGACTGGACTCACAGACTGGACTCACGGACTGGACTCACGGACTGTCTGCTGCATCGTGGCTTTTACTGAAACATGGCAGAGGTAagttcttcttttctttaatttcttaGAAATGTTGATGATGACATTCAGTATGTCTCACAGCCAAATGAGCAGCACGTAATTATTTAGTTAAAACCACCACGAAGTAGTCCGTGGACCCAGGATCTCTGAAGCTGGTGCAGACCAAAGCCAATGTTGAATAAGCTCATTTCCATCTGCTGGCTTTTGAACAGTGTGTCAAGGCAAAATGCGCCAACAGTTAGCAAGACCATAACTATTGTATTATTTCATCATACACCCAAGTTATGCTTGGTCAGTCACTGTATTAGCGTGTATCAATGTGCTAACTAGGCCAACTGCCTGTACTCCAGACTTAATGTTAATATCGCTAGCTTCTTAGAACGTGATCTCTCTCTGTAGAGACTGACGTAACATTAATGTCCACCAATAAGTGAGCGATAAGATATTTTCTGCTACCGTCAAACAGTAAGGTGCTGTCATCATAGTATGTGACTTCTGATTTATAATTGCctgttgtctgtgtgtcagtcCTTAGAGGTGGACAGTGGACCGTGGAGAGAGGACTTCTGGTTCTCAGGTGTCTTGGTGTACCCCTGACACGTGGCAGACCACCCCTGACCTGCAGGCAGCACACCTGGCTGCAAATATGATATGTAAACAGACACTTGCAGGAGGTGATTGAGGGGAAGTCAGGCACTGCAGCCAAAAGCTCAGGTCATCACTACTGGACACAGTGTTGACTTCATCTGTGATGCCTAACAAAATTCAAATGGGTCACTTAGTGAATcacttttctacttttttatttttatttaaatgaacttGTACTCCATTGAAGGAGAGCTTTTTGATTTACCATTTCTGTAAGGGATGATattttatatctatatataattaatatagaAAGTGTGTGTTGTCCTCCACAGAATGAAACCCAGAGTTTGTGGGGTGTGAGGAGACGACTGAGGAAAGGACCTCTCAGGCGTCGTGGTGTACCCCTCACACATCGTGACCTGACCCTAACCCAATTCTCACCGCAAGTAAAAAGTTTCTTTGTTCATTTCATTCCTTCTCTTTTCAAATAGTTGACTGAATGGTCCAAATATTTTTCTTCATCAGCTTCTAAAATTGAtaacatttccttcttttccttaAATTTCAGAGGTGGGTGTTCTGGGTCAGATGAAAAGATGTGAGGTTCCTGTCAAAAATACCTCCTGATGTAGATGTGTGAGGAAGGAGATAGAGCATTTTGCTTATGAAGATGGAGAGTTTATTTATCTAGACTTGTATATCCAGCTTATTCATTGGATATTTCTGGTCAATCAAGACCATTTCTATATGTATATGGAAAAATAAACCTACGGAGGGATGATATAGTGAAATCGGGTGAAGAAAGGGGGTTTGATCCAATGAATGGTATCATCAAATTAAAATGGTTACAAAGTTTCTTTAGGAAAAGTGAAAGGTTTTTGGTTTGATTTTCAGTCCAAGATCTTCAGGAATTTTGGTggcatagattttttttttatcaagatGTTACTTTGATATTTCTAAACTACCTGTCAAGTTATCTGCTTTTCATCAGCATGTCCCCCATTATTGGAAACTGATATACAAACATCATTTTACCCCACACACTGTCTCAATATTTGAAGcataatgataataaagagaaagtcctgtCTCAAATATTTTTAAGTAGAATTGTTTATGTAAAGGTTTCACTATATAATGTGTTGATCCACGGTGAATCGTTGTGTGGTTTCACTATACACAGTGTAAATAGTTGAAATGGCaataaaacccacttgactTGAATAGATGGAGCTAAATAGCAGGCTGGTTGGCACACACAAGACAGCTCTGAGGATAATAGGGAGGAAAGAGTCCAAGCCCATACAAGCTGTTAGAAAACAAGCCGAAAGAATCCCTGCAGACTCTCTACAGCCTTCTGCCATTAGGAAGAAGGTTCCGTGTGCCCAGATGTAAATAAAACAGACTAAAGTTATCGTGTATCCCAACGTTCATCAAGCTGCTGAACTCCAATAGTAAATCTATAAGAGCAGGGGTGCAATAAATACACCAGCACTTTTTGCACTTCGCATTTTAATTATTACAATTAATTCTTGGAGGTTGTGTTGTCTGTGCTGTCATGTGTGTCCTTCTTTTGTGTCCTAGGACGCTTTGTTGATCTCATGTTTATGTTGATTTGATTTTAGAATGGTGTTTCTGtgacatgtttatgttttgaagcaacagattgtagcactgtgtccaagacaaatttcccctcaGAGACAATTATTTGtgtaattatatttatataatataaaactcATAGTAGTCAAGAGGAAGTAgtccattctgatagatattttcCTAACTGACAGATTAAACTACCCTGCATTAAAACATATTACTAGAGGATTTAGgccattctgatagatatttctCACCTGACAGACTGAGCTACCCTGCTTTTAACCATCTATAGAGGAGGTAGGGAATTCTGCAATTCGCTAATTGTGATTTCAAAATGTTCAGCTAAAATCTAATGTAAAGCATATATTAGGTGAGAGAGATGAAGAAAACGATATGGGGCACTTTCACAGATTCAGACAACACAATAACTCTAGATATGTTGAGGTTATTTCCAGCTTGTTGTTATTGTGCTCCACAGTTGGGCTGGATTGGGATGAGGAGATGCTTCCCCAGAGGCTCAGGGCAGAAGGAACCTTCTCTGTACACCAGCCGGCCCCTGACAATGGTCACACACACCACTCCTTGCAGTGTGACACCGAGGTAAGGAGTTAGCTGcgtacagacacacagcatCATAAGCTCAGTCATATAAAATATGTGCTTCTTACATTATaccatttgttcatttaatatGGTTTACCTTGTTTTTATGATAAATGCTTGCTTCTTTTATCTGTGAAGAATGACAGAAAATTTAATTAATacagtaaaagtataaaaataaaaagtccaaAACAGGAAAGCAAATTTatcttgttttttaatgttatggATTCCTAATACTAACTTCAAATTCTCTCTCTGGGTCCCATATGACCAAGTCAGCATCATAGCCGGGGGCAAGGCTGCCCTTCTGGTTGTCAAGACTACTTAGCTGGGCTGTTTTCCAGCTGAGGAGTCTCACCACATCAGACAGCTTAAAGCCTCTCTTACTGGCTGAACTCCAGAACAGAGGCAAACCTGCAAATGGTTAAATATATGGGTGAAGAGATTAACAGGCCTATAGAGAATTGAGTTGACACGCTCAAATATGTATGAGGTTTTTCGTATTTTGTCTCCTGCATTCATCAAGTATTTTCATGAAGTATTTAACATTGTGCATTAGAGTCTTTCTGGGGTCACATTTTGACcaccctctcactgtgtttgAACAGTAAATGATTTTTCTGTGCTCTTAACTGGCACTCAGCTCTTGTTTACCTCCATGTGAACTTCACCCAATGTGTGTGATTGTCAGAAGGATTCTGGGTGGGAGGAGGGAAGGTGGGAGCAACTAATACACAAAATGtgcatatatatactgtatatattcccTCTAATATTGCACAGAACAGGTTTAAGTTGTGTGCATTTTAGCCAGTGTCTCCTTCAGCTGAACACCAGAGAGGATTTGTCATGTAGAGACAAATCCTTGAGCTGCTCCAAAGAAGGTGAATAATGTGAGAACAGATATTAAAACACTCATTAGTATGTAAATTTACACAATCTGCACAGTCCGCGGTAGTGTCTAAGTGTCACCTGACATCTCCCAAATCCCTCACCAGTAAAATGAATCATTCAGTGAATTGAATCAAGGCACCAATTACTAATTCAATAAACATGAGACACTGATGAGTCAATGACTTTTGACACAATTTTTAGACATAGCATGATTATGTCacatcaaacaaatacagaccCTTTCCAAAAATTTGAATATCAtagaaaagtttatttatttccataaatcaattcaaaacgttaaacttccatagattatagacccagggcccacaacttaaacgatttcaagtatttagttgtttatttgtacataatttgggcttccagctcataaaacctacaaaaacaggatttcaaaaaattagaatactgtGAAGAAATCACCATAAGAAGGACTGAACTGTTGGCCAGTGGACCAAGGTCCTCTTTTCCGATGAAAGTAAAGTGTGCCTTTTATTCGGGAATCAAGGTCCAAGGGTTTGGAGGAAGACGGGTGAGGAACAGAACCCAAGCTGCTTGAGGTCCAGTGTGAAATCTCCACAGTCAGTCATGATTTGGGGTGCAATGTCCAGTGCAGGTGTTGGTGAAATCTGCTTTCTTAAATCCAAGGTCACTGCATCAGTCTACCAGAATGTTTTAGAGGACTTCATGATTCCTTCTGCTGAGGATCTGTATGGAGATGCAGATTTCATCTTCCAGCAGGACCTGGCCCCTGCCCATACCGCCAGAAGCACCAAAACCTGGTTTGATGCCCATGCCATCACAGTGCTTGACTGGCCAGCCAACTGGCTGGACCTAAACCCCATTGAGAATCTATGGGGTATTATCAAGAGGAAAATGAGGGGCACCagacccaaaaacaaagaagagctgaCAGCAAGCATCAATCTGGGCTTCCATAACTCCCAGGCAATGCCACAGGCTGAATGCCTCAATGCCACGGGGCATCGAGGCAGTGATTAAGCAAAAGGGATTCCCTACCAAATATTGAAGATTGACATATCGTTTTGAGagcccaaattatgtacaaataaacaactaaatacttgaaatcgtttaagttgtgggaccctgaatctataatctatggaagtttaacgttttgaatggaattatggaaataaataaacttttccatgatattcaaattttttggaaagggtctgtatttacagtatatatatatatatatatatatatatatatatatatatatatatatatatatatatatatatatatatatatatatatatatatatatatatatatagtcccTGGGGTTAAGTTAGCTAAAATgtaaagtcatgaaaaaaatatgttataCACTGCTTAGCATTTGCAGCTGGAAGATTGGCTGTTTAACATAAGCAAACTCTGTATGGGATTATTTTTGTgcctttaattccaagcaatacttctcaagtatcaaacacaAATCACTACTCAAGCAAAGAAACTGTCATCTCAAAGGTAAAACCTAAaccttgcaaacaaaacatttgtgtaattGTAAACTAAtggacttttatttgtttataattAAAGGTAcaaaaataatctaataataactttgtagctttttactttgcTGAATCTGCTGTGTAAATGTAATTTGGTAGCAGgggaacaagctgtaaacacaacactgacatattgcCTTATAACGTCACGTGATATAGTCAACATGTCAGCAAACATTTGCCTATGTGTACACCCAATCCAGCAttcatttttcagtttcatgggcctgtttcacaaaagcagaatatataaatccaggataactgataaagcgaggcttgacctagtctaatctgtgcatcctggcttggtgcgtttcacgaaggccaagccaggctgaggaggagcgactaggtcgagccaggctgaactaactcagatagatgcgcgtccacggatttcctcaaaagaccgcgaggtcgatcacagatttactgatgccaaaatggagaatacgcattgtacatactttatacagagtgagcagcatcTTTTTGtagaagtatgatgacgtgaaacacattatttgaataaaaaaaaaataacacagccgctgtactgaaacagcgagagaaagtgtagcagacgatcacggaccaactgaatgcgtaagcagcctaaatatatacattaactgaccactgctctgaatggaaaccgtcatactcctaccattcaatgattaggctattaatcatttgcacaaattaacaattgtactctttgccttaaaagtaagcagaagataactcaggaaatgtaccatgaagatccattttctataacgctagaatatgaagcgtaaatatctctttcactctgttcctccctctctctcattggctaaaatattaatttcctaagtcatattaacttccactactcgcttttaatgcaaagtgtacaggtgtttgtttttgcaaatgacaagtgacacattgaatggtttcatttaagagcagtagttcataaatgtatatttttagactatcatttagtctgtccgctattatctgtcacgctttttctcgcgtttttttattgaaattttatttattgagtttccttctctacatattatatgccttgctccctgatatatatggacatagaaaataaagacactgaagaaattgcactgtaaaatctagaaactataaagataataaagtgataaattccatgcacactataaacatgaatggaacagagtatattcatcagttatttccccccaggcaaaatataaggtcaaaaaccattaaggtgtcctctccctgttgttacatgaacgtacagtagcctacatcactagatagttactggtccagtgaactaagtctataatttgggaggattgtacagttagatatgttcttaaaattgtacaatcctcccaaattatagtcccagtttactggacaacacaaattgtgtgctaagaataccaaatacaatgcacatggaagcagaacaaacatgatccttattgttaaagaaaaaaaaagaaattataaactaaaataatttaaggtgcattggggaattatagaaatgtacagcattgtatgtattgcccttagtaacagacttcatttaaaactcatttgaaattttatcagccttttctaattatctcaacaactgccataatatattcatcaaacttcttacaacaatatgaacagcagtcttcatacagcaatataacagcaacaatgacaaatttataattacaaaaaaaaataatggtcacaactttaaataataacattactcaaatgaacagcaatatgcacctgttgtattttaatccaggctgataacaaaagggttaaaccactgctgagtgaacagaaaaggttccaggattaaataaatcctggctgttagcctggtcaggaccaggctagctgcacagaataaatctccatggtgatttatgtgcctctgctttcgtgaaaccgagtcgaggcttaattcatccaggataactgggaaatcccggcttaatcccttatcttggttttgtgaaacaggcccctggtcaCCTAATTAGAGTAAATATTTACTCTTTTTCAGTGCTGGTGTAGTCTACATTCATATCTGAGGGAGTTATTTGGCTCATTGGATACTTAATGCTCCaccatgttcaccagctagttgttAACTTTGTTGTCTGTCATTTGGCATACATTATACAGTAGCATAGTAGGTTTATTAGTGCTTTCAGCTGAAAACAGCtggctgctgcagctggaaatgTGGTTAATGGGAGCAGTCagaccaaaccaaaccaaaaacaatgaGCTCAAAGATGCTAAAACACTCTGAAGAGCTGCAGAGAACTGCACTACCACAATCAACGCCTTTCACATTACACCTTGTCATTGAGCGGATTGTTAAAAATATAGAGGTGGacctttcatttttatttacatagaCTTGTCAAAGATGTTGGCTGCGTAACCACTTTGGCATCATTTTATGGACACCTATGAAATGATTTCCAACCAAGTGAGAGATATCATACAGTAGCCATCAGAAGTCTGCCTATCTCCTACTCATGTTGcgaagcttttttttatttagctgcTTGTATTCATGGTCTGTATGACATGAACGCAACATTGTGGTAACACTTCCAGTCAGTGACCATAGTTTTTACAATGCATACTGGGAACTTTAGGGAGCTGAACATCCAGTACACTGAAGGAATGTGACAATTGGACAGCCTGGAAAATGGCTGATTCCCAGGGAAGTTTACTGAACTAGGGAACGGGTCGGAATGCAACTATTTAGAGATTATAAAATTCACAGTCTTAAATCATTGaaatataataatgtatatGTGTTGCATTGAGTTTTGCTTTAGCAGTGGTGCTAGGACTACAGTTGTAATCGTTGCTCCACTGGATAAAACatattgtgtataaagtatggtTGTCACTAGCCCGTACCAAATTGTAGAGAAGAAATTCCTCCCCAAGCCTCAGTGAAGTCTCCATTATCCAGTTTCTTCAGATCAGGGGTGCAAGGGGAATGATCAGACACCACCATGTCAATCTGCCCAGCTTTCAGTGCGGACCATAACTGCTCCTGTGGGGACAAAAGCAATCAACTACCAGTGATTAAAGAATAATAAAGCAAATGCATCCCAGTTTTATGTTGAGACTCACACTGAAAATAGTCAGACTTTCATCGACTGTGCATCCTCTTCTGTTTACCTGGTTAACAGATCCTCTGATGGGTGGACAGCACTTGAATTGTGTAGCCCCTGCGGGTATGTTCTCTGCACACAGGCTGAGGTAGTGGTGGGTAGTCTCCACTGTCAGGGGTGCTCCGGCCTGCCGTGCTTCCTGGATTAGTTTCAATGGCTTTGCAGAGGACAAGTGAACTATATGACACCGCACCctggagcagagagagttagCTGACTGTGGCATCAATGCTACATTTAACCAAATGCTATCCAGAATGATCCACTATGGTATCATGGTTATTTGTCACCACGCTAACGTTCTTACTGGTACTGGAGGCAGAGTTCTGTGACAGTGCGAATTGCATCTATCTCCATGTCATCTGGTCTGGACTGCAGAAAGGTGGAGTACTGACAAGGGTCTAACATGGGAAGTGATGTAGGCAGGGGAATGGAATTTAAACTAGCACAGGGCAGAATATTAGTATCATATCAATGTGTTAtaactagggatgcactgaatccagatttttggggttcagccgaataccgaatcctactcccctcctaagtccattaacacagcaaacacaatttattaattaatttattaattaataaattagtataattattatatgtattaattaattaattaattcaattattatttaactTATTTGTGTAACACAGTGTGttacacattaatgaagtaaacaacgtccacagcctctACACTACAGAGTTAAATGTAATTCACACTCTTTTCAcgtcgtaggaaagcacatggctatcgccagatgagttaCAATTTTGTTTGGCAATTTTTCACTAACCAGCGTgttgatgaaggcatgttgtcTGCTcgcaagttccattttcactttctcacagcccaCTGCATTGAATGGTCCACCTAcattacgtcgaccagcatgacacacacagtgcaagcgtagggttcggttcagTGGAAAataattctaaggttcggcagaaaccgaaccccgtcaaaaagcccaatattcggccgaatccaaacccgaatcctggattcggtgcatccctagttataACCCTTAATTATTGGATATCATGTCAGCAGATATAGTTTAAATGTTGCTAGTTGTTGGAAACAAAGTTAAGTATAACCCTTTTCAGACTATTCTAGCTAAAAGCACTGCAAAAAATCCCAATCTTGACAAATTTGTAGTTGATTTTCTTAAGGGGTCACACAGCTACTGC is part of the Perca flavescens isolate YP-PL-M2 chromosome 9, PFLA_1.0, whole genome shotgun sequence genome and harbors:
- the zgc:103559 gene encoding allantoinase, mitochondrial produces the protein MELGSIISAVRSKRVLLGDEVRPAIIVIKDGKIHEILSDSDFSGDVAGEVLDVGDRLVMPGIVDCHVHVNEPGRTSWEGFWTATRAAAAGGVTTIVDMPLNSIPPTTTLGNFHEKLQEATGKCFVDTAFWGGVIPGNQLELRPMIQAGVAGFKCFLIHSGVEEFPHVNDWDLHRAMKQLQGTRSVLLFHAERDVQQTTEENGDPCQYSTFLQSRPDDMEIDAIRTVTELCLQYQVRCHIVHLSSAKPLKLIQEARQAGAPLTVETTHHYLSLCAENIPAGATQFKCCPPIRGSVNQEQLWSALKAGQIDMVVSDHSPCTPDLKKLDNGDFTEAWGGISSLQFGLPLFWSSASKRGFKLSDVVRLLSWKTAQLSSLDNQKGSLAPGYDADLVIWDPEREFEIKEASIYHKNKLTPYLGVTLQGVVCVTIVRGRLVYREGSFCPEPLGKHLLIPIQPNCGAQ